In Rubrivirga marina, the following are encoded in one genomic region:
- a CDS encoding serine/threonine-protein kinase, with protein MPSRPTAPAGSGGAPAPDSDKPPPEAAAAEALFDRLMDGPLRLADPVGPEAPERVGDWELGERIGQGGLSTVYEAVRPAPAGSERAAVKLAKRLGAATESLFSHEAGLLGRLRAPGLARLLDAGTHDDGRPYIALERIEGQRLSAYARSRNAWERLLLLWRVCQTVEGIHLEDVVHGDLKPDHLLVRADGTVAVLDLGLARDLRHPTPDGAARRLGLTPEFAAPEQILGGDVGREADVYALGLVIREVLEGRRRHLPWAAGGEGDVTIELPDDARAPSGVPLGRYVGGLLRTALQTDPARRFPTAGALAQALDDVFDAVMDGTRLA; from the coding sequence ATGCCGTCGCGCCCCACGGCTCCGGCCGGGAGCGGCGGCGCCCCGGCCCCCGACTCCGACAAGCCGCCGCCCGAGGCGGCCGCGGCCGAGGCCCTGTTCGACCGGCTCATGGACGGCCCGCTCCGCCTCGCCGACCCCGTGGGGCCGGAGGCGCCGGAGCGGGTCGGTGACTGGGAGCTGGGCGAGCGGATCGGGCAGGGCGGGCTGAGCACCGTCTACGAGGCCGTCCGTCCGGCGCCGGCCGGGTCGGAGCGTGCGGCAGTGAAGTTGGCGAAGCGGCTCGGCGCTGCCACCGAGTCTTTGTTTTCGCACGAGGCGGGCCTCCTTGGCCGGCTCCGCGCGCCCGGTCTCGCCCGCCTGCTCGACGCCGGGACGCACGACGATGGGCGCCCCTACATCGCGCTCGAGCGGATCGAGGGGCAGCGGCTGAGTGCGTACGCCCGGAGCCGGAACGCGTGGGAGCGCCTGCTCCTCCTGTGGCGCGTGTGCCAGACCGTCGAGGGGATCCACCTGGAAGACGTCGTTCACGGCGACCTCAAGCCCGACCACCTGCTCGTCCGCGCGGACGGGACCGTGGCCGTGCTCGACCTCGGGCTGGCCCGCGACCTCCGCCACCCGACGCCCGACGGGGCGGCCCGGCGCCTGGGCCTCACGCCCGAGTTCGCGGCGCCCGAGCAGATCCTCGGCGGTGACGTCGGGCGCGAGGCCGACGTGTACGCGCTCGGCCTCGTGATCCGCGAGGTGCTGGAGGGCCGGCGGCGGCACCTCCCGTGGGCCGCGGGCGGCGAGGGTGACGTGACGATCGAACTGCCAGACGACGCGCGGGCGCCGTCCGGCGTCCCGTTGGGGCGTTACGTTGGGGGCCTCCTCCGGACGGCCCTCCAGACCGACCCGGCACGGCGCTTCCCGACGGCCGGCGCGCTCGCGCAGGCCCTCGACGACGTGTTCGACGCGGTCATGGACGGGACCCGCCTCGCCTGA